The sequence AAATCCGCCACCAGCGCGTCGATGAGCTCCTGGCGACGCTCGAGGTCAGGAGACCGGGCCATCGAGGCGGTAGAACTGCTCGCTGCGGGCCTTCAACCCAGCGGCCTCCAAGTCCAAGTAGCGCTTGGTCATCCGGTGCATGAGCACGCCGACCGCGACACCGACGGGACCGCGTTGATCGATCCGCTGCCGCACCTGGGTGCGGCCGTCGGGCAGGGGGACGACGTCGTGGCGCGCCACGGTCAGCCCTCCCGGCGACCGCTGCTCCCAGCTCCACCCGCTGCCGGGACGTACCTCGGTCACCACCCAAACCAGCTTGGGCATGCGGGGTTGCTTGATCTCGAACCGCCCGCCAACCGCCAGCTCCGCGTCGTCCAGGGCGACGAGCCGGGTGACGGAGGCGGTCCACTCCGGCCAGCGTGCGACGTCGCTGTACACCTCCCAGACCACATGGGCCGGCGCATCGATCTCGATCGCGCAATCCGTAATCATGTACCAAACGGTACATTAATAGCCCGAGCGGCGGAAGCCCCTGCAGCAAACGGAACCGTCGAAAGTGCATGCGGAAGCCGAAGGACGCCCATACGGTCAGACCATGGCTGCCTCGTTCGAGGATTGACGGAAAGGGGCCCGCGTTGACGACGACCGCGAACACCCATGGACGTTTCATCGGCAGAGTCGGTGGATTGGCCGTCGCGCTGGGAATCGGCGTCGCCATCGCCAACAGCCCCGGCCTCGCCCTCGCCGAAGAGGGCGCATCCGCTGGCTCCGACACCGCCAGCGCGTCGGTGTCGGAGTCGACGGCCGGGTCCGACGCGACTCCGTCCGACGATGACAGCGGCGCCGGCGATGACACCGATGCCGCCGGCGATGCCACCCAAGACGACGACGAGCCTGGCGACGACGGCGAAGATCTCGTCGAGGACGACGAGACCCCAGCGACATCGCCATCGGACGAGCCGCCGGTCGTCGACTCCGACGACGATGTCGAGGACGCGGACGACGCCGACAAGATTCTGGATCCCGACAACGACCGCGAGACCGACGATCAAGTCGACCTCGACCGCCCGATGGCGACATCGCCCGTCGTGAACGTCTTTTCGCGCGCCGCCGAGCCAACCGAGGACCAACAGCCGTCGGCGACGACGGTGGCCAGCGCCGTCGTCGAACCGGATCGCGAGCCGACAGCCACCGTCGCGGCCGTGATCACCGACGCATCCGAACCGACCGCCGTCAGTGAAACCGTCGCCACGAGCGTGGCCGCAGTGCTCTCTTCAGTCCTGTCCGCGTTGGGTTTTGACGCGCAGGCCGCCGGAGGTGCGACGGCGCCGCAGCCGCCGGGCGCGCTGTGGGCGATGCTGGCATGGGCGCGACGAGAGATCGGCGTCACGAGCGCCCCGTCCACCAACCCCGCGGCCCAAACCGTGACGTCGTCGCAGCCCGTCCTGAACAGCACCGTCAGCCCGCTGGGCACCCCGCAGCAGTTGGCGGCCGAACGAATTGCCGCACAAACCGCGCGCTCGCTGCCCGTGGCGATCATGAAAGGCTTTTTGCGGCTCGGCTTTTGGA comes from Mycolicibacterium pulveris and encodes:
- a CDS encoding SRPBCC family protein, giving the protein MITDCAIEIDAPAHVVWEVYSDVARWPEWTASVTRLVALDDAELAVGGRFEIKQPRMPKLVWVVTEVRPGSGWSWEQRSPGGLTVARHDVVPLPDGRTQVRQRIDQRGPVGVAVGVLMHRMTKRYLDLEAAGLKARSEQFYRLDGPVS